Within Oncorhynchus nerka isolate Pitt River linkage group LG8, Oner_Uvic_2.0, whole genome shotgun sequence, the genomic segment GACACGCAGCCTAATGCCTTATGTGTCACTGTCTTCCAGGAAGGGGATCACATAGGCCTGATGCACAAGGCCAGCGGAGCTCTTCACTTCTACATCAATGGCATCGACCAAGGTGAGAGACACGCCAGGAGCATCCGTCAATGTAACGAGGGATTGAATGGCTGTAGCGTGGCGTTGGAGGGATAGTCACTTAGTGCTCGTCCATTGGTATAGTAGTAACCTTGCGGCGACCTAAGGAGAGACAAACCATGAAGCGAAAATGCATGAAATATTTTATTTCATAACCATTTCAACAATGTGTATTTTTATGTTTTACATACTTGTTGTTATTTGATGTATTGCTTACATAATTGTCATGCAGTGCTGATTTTTGCCTCGTACAATGTAAAAATCATGGTCGTTTCAAGAAATGCATACAATTGCaaatcattatcatatttcaTCAATGACCTCAATTTGACCTCTGACCCTGCCCCTAGGCGTGGCGGCGGCCCAGACACCTCCCATGGTCTACGGAGTGGTCGACCTCTACGGCATGGCGGTCAAGGTGACCATCGTCCACAATCACAACCACAGCGACCGTCTGCGTCGCAACAACGCCATAATGCGGGCGCTGTCCCCCGACGTGGGCCGCCCCCGGCCCGCCCTCTCCCTCACCGCCGACCCTGACGCCACTGACCGCCTCCTCTTCCACACCAACTGTGGGCAAAAGGCGGCCATCATCAGTGAAGGCAGGACTGCTCTTCGCCCTCAGTACGTAACCATGGCTTTGTTCCAAACAATATTATTACCAACTGTCTGTAAGATTCAAATGGTCAGTTTACGGCCCTTTCTGTATTTGTAGGAAAGGACCAGTCGACTCCGTAGACAGTTTAGGATAAGGATATAATTTTCAACATCAGAAATACAGATATTTGTTTTCTCTAGAAGTAATGGTGCACTCCTATTACACTCTCACAGGTCAAAAATAGGAGCTATTCTTATGTGATGACCTCTGACCCTGCCTCCGAGGCGTGGCAACATTGTTGCAGTCCATTACCAACTCAATGACGACATTGTGCTTGCTCTTTGGGGCCTAGGCCAGGCTACTGTAAAAGTACTTTTTGACTCTAGCTGATGTTAAAGGGCCTTTATCAATAatgatgtgtatgtatgtatgtaggtgACATGCCTTATACAATATATTGCTAAATAGATAAAtgtataaattgatttgattgtgtGAATATTTCCTCGGGCAGTGCGACGGACGACTTCAACCACGGCGTGGTCCTGAGTGGCCGCCCACTGCGCTCCAACGAGGTGTTCCAGGTGCGCATCGACAAGATGGTGGACAAGTGGGCGGGCTCCATTGAGATTGGCGTGACCACGCACAACCCCGCCTACCTGCAGCTGCCCTCCACCATGACCAACCTGCGCTCAGGTAATACCAACCAATCAGGTAATACCATCCTCTTACCCCTAGACACCCCAGATAATACCGACCTCTTACCCCTAGACACCCCAGATAATACCGACCTCTTACCCCCTAGACACCCCAGATAATACCGACCTCTTACCCCCTAGACACCCCAGATAATACCGACCTCTTACCCCCTAGACACCCCAGATAATACCGACCTCTTACCCCCTAGACACCCCAGATAATACAGACCTCTTACCCCAGATAATACCGACCTCTTACCCCAGATAATACCGACCTCTTACCCCTAGACACCCCAGATAATACAGACCTCTTACCCCTAGATAATACCATCCTCTTACCACTAGACCCCCAGATAATACCGACCTCTTACCCCAGATTTTACCGACCTCGTGCCCCTAGACACTCCAGATAATACTAACCTCTTACCCCAGATAATACCGACCTCTTACCCCTAGACACCCCAGATAATACCGACCTCTTACCCCTAGACACCCCAGATAATACTGACCTCTTACGCTTAGACACCCCAGATAATACCGACCTCTTAGACACCCCAGATAATACAGACCTCTTACCCCTAGACACCCCAGATAATACAGACCTCTTACCCCCTAGACACCCCAGATAATACAGACCTCTTACCCCCTAGACACCCCAGATAATACTGACCTCTTACCCCAGATAATACCGACCTCTTACCCCTAGACACCCCAGATAATACCGACCTCTTACCCCTTAGACACCCCAGATAATACCGACCTCTTACCCCCTAGACACCCCAGATAATACCGACCTCTTACCCCTAGATAATACCATCCTCTTACCACTAGACCCCCAGATAATACCGATCTCTTACCCCAGATTTTACCGACCTCGTGCCCCTAGACACTCCAGATAATGCCAACCTCTTACCCCAGATAATACCGACCTCTTACCCCTAGACACCCCAGATAATACCGACCTCTTACCCCTAAACACCCAAGATAATACCACCTCTTACCCCTAGACACCCCAGATAATACCAACCTCTTACCCCTAGATAATACCGACCTCTTACCCCTAGACACCCCAGATAATACCGACCTCTTACCCCTAGACACCCCAGATAATACCGACCTCTTACCCCTAGACACCCCAGATAATACCGGCCTCTTACCCCTAGACACCCCAGATAATACCGGCCTCTTACCCCCTAGACACCCCAGATAATACCGGCCTCTTACCCCCTAGACACCCCAGATAATACCGGCCTCTTACCCCCTAGACACCACAGATAATACCGACCTCTTCTTTTTGGCTAGGTTGAGTTTCCACCTCATACCCTCTGAGCAGTGTCTATGGATAGGGGCTTTATTCATCTACTTTTTCATACtccaatgtacagtatgtttggAAAGAGGTATAGATTGACTGATGATGTTTCTCAGGGACGTGGATGATGACCGGGAATGGAGTGATGCACAACGGAACCACCATACTGGACGAGTATGGACACAACCTGGACCGACTCAAAGTGAGTGGGAAATCTACTTTAGAGTCGGCCTTATATTATCaaactctacccccccccccttctcttctcttttttACCCCTGTTGCTCTCACTCTTTCCCTCACTATCAACATATGACACTATCATTTTACTACTTACTGCCTCTTGTGTTTCGTAGTTGTCAATTTAACACTACGAGCTCTCTCTCCCAGGCGGGGGACACGGTGGGCGTGGTGCGTAAGGAGGACGGGAGCCTCCACTTCTTTGTGAACGGGGTGGCGCAGGGCCCGGCGGCGTGGAACATCCCGCCTAGTGTCTACGCCGTGGTGGACCTCTACGGCCAGGCCGCACAGGCCACAATCATGGACGACATGGGTGAGAGGGATGGGGGGGGTGTAGAGAGACGGGcgggaggaaggtagagaggtTCACAAGAACATTCTAAAGGCTGCTAGTGTGTCAACTAACTTTTTGTCTCCACAACCATTCATGActaaacccatctctctctctcccccctctccagcGGACCTCCCCCCTCTCCCAGACGACAGCTCGGAGGGCCCCACCGTCATGTCGCCCGGCAGCCCATGCTCGGTTGCCGGGGGCAACAGTGCCAACGACCTGCGCTTCCACCAGCTGCACGGCACCAACGCCGTGATCACCAACGGGGGGCGCACTGCCCTCAGACAGAACTGTCGCTCTGAGTTCAACGACGCCATCGTCATCTCCAACAGGtcagtgtgacacacacacacacaatcgtcATTTCCAATAGGTcaaaaggtacacacacacacacacaccacttgtgTGTGTCAAGACTGTGTGTTGTCCATTGCTAGGTGCCTTCGAGACGGAGAGCTCTTTGAGATAGTCATTCAGAAGATGGTGGACCGTTGGTCGGGGTCAATAGAAGCAGGTAAGATAATGGCAGGTAAGGCGTCTCTATTTTACCCCTCTCAAACTTCACACAGCCCTATCCACACCCACAGCAGAGGGGtgatgtgtttgtctgtgtgtgttctgtccaggTGTGACTTCCATCAGGCCAGAAGAGCTGGAGTTTCCGAACACCATGACGGATATAGACTACGACACCTGGATGCTTAGGTAAGGGTTTATGTTTGTTTGTGTTCAAACCCAGGTGTCCTGCTGCGCGCCTGGGAGCTAATGAAACGTTTTCAGGTCTCTTTGGACATGCGTGGTTCACCTAGCTGTCTTTGTTACGCCTGAAGAAACAGTAATTCAAACGTTTTATCTCCCCCCTCGCACTCCAGTGGCACGGCCATCATGCAGGACGGCAACACCATGCGTAACAACTACGGCTGTGACCTGGACTCCCTGACCACGGGCAGTAGGATCGGCATGATGCGCTCGGCCACCGGCGACCTCCACTACTACATCAATGGGGTGGACCAGGGTGTGGCCTGCACCGGACTGCCGCCAGATAAAGGTGAGTGGAACCAGTTGTCATGTACATCTTATCACAACCCCATGTACAGTGCcctcaagtattcagaccccttgactttttccacattttgttaccttacggccttattctaaaatggattcaattgttttgtcCCCCTCatcagcctacacacaatactccatcatGACCAAGCAAAAAtgggtttagaaatgtttgctaacttgttacaaataaaaaaactgacAGCATTTACATGCGTATTCAGACcttctactcagtactttgttgaagcacctttggcagcgattacagcattgagtcttcttgggtatgacgctacaagcttggcagacctgtatttggtgagtttctcccattcttctctgtagatcctctcaagctctgtcatgttggatgtggagcgtcgctggacagctatttttaggtctctccagagatgtttgatcgggtttatgaccgggctctgtctgggctactcaaggacattcagagacttgtcccgaagccactcctgcattgtcttggctgtgtggcttagggttgttgtcctgttggaagctgaaccttcgccccagtctgaggtcctgagcaggttttcatcaatgatctctctgtacattgctctgttcgtctttgcctcaatcctgactagtctctcagtctctgccgctgaacaacatcccgacactgtcaccaccatgcttcaccgtacagatggtgccaggtgtcctccagacTTGATGCGTGGCATTCAGGCCTacgagttcagtcttggtttcatcagaccagagaatcttgtttctctggtctgagagtctttaggtgccttttggcaaactccaggcgGGCTgtcgtgtcttttactgaggagtggctggtggagtgcttcagagatggttgtccttctggaaggttctcccatctccacagaggaactctagagctctgtcagagtgaccatcgggttcttggtcacttccctgaccaaggcccttctctctgaTTTGAATCCGTTTAGCTgggcggccagttctaggaagagtcttggtagttccaaacttcttccatgtaagaatgatggaggccactgtgttcttggactttcaatgctgcagacatttttttggtacctttccccagatctgtgcctcgacacaatcctgtctcggagctctacggacaattccttcgacctcatggcttggtttttgctctgacatgcaccgtcaactgtgggacattttaTATagaccaaatcatgtccaatcaatttaatttaccacaggtggactccaagttgtagaaacatctcaagaatgatcaatggaaacaggatgcagctgagttcaatttcaagtctcatagcaaagggtctgaatacttatgtaaataaggtatttctatttttttatttgcgaaaatgtctaaacctgcttttgctttgtcattatagggtattgtgtgtcgattgctgAGGATTATATTtattttcatccattttagaataaggctgtaacgaaatgtggaaaaagtcaaggggtctcaaTACTTTTCCGACGGCACTGTATGTGCTAGGGGTCTCATGAATTGATTAAAATGGAATTGATAGTGTCCTGAAGCCATTCCTGCGCTTTCTTGGCTGTTTGCTAAGGGTCTTTTTAGTTAGCTGCCACAAGCATCTCTGAATAAATACACTTAGCAGCTCTTTTATGCTAAAATATCACTGCTATTTAGTTATTTTACTTTTTATTTATCAATATTTGTctcattaagattaattgtcttTGTCAAGGGAGACTTTCCAAaacactctccttccctccctccctccattagaGGTGTATGCGGTGATAGACCTGTACGGTCAGTGTGTCCAGGTGTCCATCACCAGTTCCTCTGGCCCTCTGGACAACAGTCTGTGTACCAGCAACATAACAGAGAAGAGCTTCCCCATACACTCACCAGGTACGCACCACGGacgtgtgtgttttctctcaggtTCCGGATTGACGTAAATTGTTAAACAACAGACCGCAAATGAACTGGCTCACATCTCCTTTTcccctgtgcgtgtgtgtgtgtgtgtgtgtgtgtgtgtgtgtgtagtggcagGTGTGGCCCACCGGCTTCACAGTAAACATGGTAAGAACGTGGTTCTGCTGGGAGAGGGTTGCCAGGCCGTCCGGGTAGGAGGATACGCTCATGGCATCGTCTTCAGTGCCAAGGAACTCAAAACAGACGAATTGTTCGAGGTGAGCCAAGGCAGGGGGAATACCATGGAGATATGTATTCAAGGTGTGAAAGTAGAGTTGCTGGGGTGGAGTTTAgcatcgtttttttttttttgtgaaggtcttatacagtgccttcggaaagtattcagaccccttgactttttccacattttgttaagttacagccatattctaaaatgtattcattaaatgttttcctcgtcaatctacacaataccccataatgacaaagggaaaaaagtttattttgacatttttgcaaatttatttaaaaaacaagaaccgatacctttgccatgagacttgaaattgagctcaggtgaattctgtttccattgatcatccttcagatgtttctacaacttgattggagtccacatgtggtaaattcaattgatcggacataatttggaaaggcacacacctgtctatataaggtcccacagttgacagtgtatgtcagagcaaaaaccaagccatgaggtcaaaggaattgtccgtagagctccgagacaggattgtgtcgaggcacagatctggggaagggtaccaaaaaatgtctgcagcattgaaagtccaagaacacagtggcctccatcattcttaaatggaagaagtttggaaccacaaagactcttcctagaactagCCGCCCAGCCAAACGGATTCAAatcagagaagggccttggtcagggaagtgaccaagaacccgatggtcactctgacagagctctagagttcctctgtggagatgggagaaccgtgttcttgggggccttcaatgctgcagacattttttggtacccttccccagatctgtgcctcgacacaatcctgtctcggagctctatggacaataccttcgacctcatgtcttggtttttgctctgacatacactgtcaactgtgggaccttatatatagacaggtgtgtgcctttccaaattatgtccgatcaattgaatttaccacaggtggactccaaggtatcggttcttgttttttaaataaatttgcaaaaatgtcaaaagaaacttgtttttcctttgtcattatggggtattgtgtagattgacgaggataACATTtaatgaatacattttagaatatggctgtaacttaacaaaatgtggaaaaagtcaaggggtctgaatactttctgaatgcactgtaggtgaTTGTAATTGAGGAATCGTAAATGACATTTTTTTCCATCCAGAAAAACAAGTTAATTCTTTCACTCCATTTTTGCCATCCCTAGTACTCGtcatcttcttcctctctcttcttcctttccCACCATCCCAACCCCCAGGTGAAGATAGACGAGGTAGATAACCAGTGGTCTGGTTCCCTCCACATGGGTCTGACTAGCCTGGCCCCCCCAGAGTTGCCCTCCTGCCCCATGTCGGGCCTGTCCCCCTCCCTCACACAGCTCCGCGCCAAGGTCACCTGGCTGCTggcagggtcagaggtcagacgcAATGGGGTCCTCCAAAGACAGAACTACGGGGCATCCCTGGACAGATTGacggtgagagaaggagaggggagggagtggagaaGGAACGTGTCAGAGAGAACTTGGATGTAAAGATGGTGACTAGAGTGTTGTGAAAAACTATCCAAAAAGTAGGCAGAGACTATTGGAGTATAATAATGAACCTATAATCAAGCAGCTTCAGGGGAGATCCATCTCTGAGCATAGTCAGAGAAAGAACTCCCCTGCAGCTACTTGATTTAAAGGTTCATTATTATACTCCCAATAGTCTCTAAAAAATGTGTGCATTTGGAACGGATAGAAGGATCGCGATGAGTACAGAAATTGGCAAGTGTGTACTGGTAATAGGATGGGTACTGAGATGAATTCTCTGTGTCTAGGTGGGGAACCGCGTGGGCGTGAAGAGATGCAGTGATGACACAATGCACGTCCTCATCGACGGAGAGGACATGGGAACAGCTGCTACCGCTGTggccaaggtacacacacacacacacacacacacacacacacacacacacacacgtgtgagtATGTTCAAttaacacgcacacaaacacttcATGAACGTACAAACTGTTCTCTCATCCACACACGTCATATGTGTTcaattctcacacacacacaccacaccaccaacCCACTaacccccacctctttctcccctccctgtaGAATGTCTATGCGGTGCTGGACCTGTATGGTCGAGTGACGGCTGTGTCCATTGTCAGTTCCTCAGTGCTGGAGGATGCAGAAAGCATCAaggccccctccctctcctcagacaGCTGCAGTGACGGCGAGGAGGACAGCACGCCGGTGAGAGACACAAAGGGATGTAGTgggatgggagactgagggatgggagactgagggaTGTAGTGGGATGGGAGACTGTgggatgggagactgagggatgggagactgggagactgatgGTGGGATGGGAGACTGCGGGATGTGGGATGGGAGACTGATGGGATGTATGTGGGGATGAGACTGGGGATGACTGATGGgggatgggagactgagggaTGTAGTGGGATGGGAGACTGTgggatgggagactgagggaTGTAGTGGGATGGGAGACTGTgggatgggagactgagggatgtagtgggatgggagactgagggatgtagtgggatgggagactgagggatgtagtgggatgggagactgagggatgtagtgggatgggagactgagggatgtagtgggatgggagactgagggaTGTAGTGGGATGGGAGACTGCGGGATGTAGTGGGATGGGAAGGCGAGACAGTTGGACAGCATGTTTTTGCCTGGACCAAATATCTCCAAGTACAGTAGGAAGCCAGCATTTGCTCCACAGGTGGTTTAAGATAAGCACGAATTGAGCAACTGAAGTAAACATTAGCTTGTTGATTTATCTCTCacttgcccccccatctatccaTCAGGTTGGGAGCAGTAAGCTAGCCCTGGTGCCCAACACTGTCATGGCCTTCCTGGAGAACCATGGGAAGAACATCCAGCTGTCCAATCAGAACCTGACGGCCGCCCGTGTCTCCAGCTACAACCAGGGCCTTCTGGTCACAGCACAACCCCTGCCCAGACAACAACTGTTCCAGGTAGCtacactgttgtgtgtgtgtttctggatttttttgaTTGGGGCAGCGTCGTTGTTTAGGGAcacattatatattatagtgcTTTCTGCCGCTATTGTTTGTGACTGACAGTCCGAATGTCTCTGTTGCCATAGTTTCAGATCGACCGCCTGAACCCGTCGTGGACGTCGTCCTTGTCACTAGGGGTGATAGGTCACTCCCCCGACCGCCTCAACTTTCCCTCCACGGCGTGCTGTCTGAAACGCTCTGCCTGGCTGCTGCAGAGAGACTCTGTCTTCCACAACTCACTGAAGGTACTGGAGTCGCTGTCTCTCACTCAGCTCCCTTCACAACTCACTTTCTACTTTTGAGAACATTTTGTCATTTCAAATGAACAACCTGATTGATTGTTTGATTAGTCCTCTTTCCCTTCCCTCCATCACTTCACCCCCCCTTCCTCCATCCCAGATCTGTGAGAACTATGGTCCTAACCTGGACACATGTCCAGAGGGTACAGTATTGGGTCTACTAGTGGATGGGAACAGCTGTCTGCACCTCCATGTGAACGGGATGGACCAGGGGGTAGCAGCCCAGGACATCCCCACCCCCTGCTACCCCCTCATAGACCTCTATGGGCAGTGTGAACAGGTACGTCTGTCACCCTCCCACCCAAAACCGTCTGAATCTGAAGAGGATGAGGAAGGTAATTTCTACCTGCTTAGTGTAGCCACTGATATAACCCCCGGTAATGCATTTGAATGATAATTAACAGTCCCAGTGGAAAACCAAACTGCCACCCAAGCATCCCTCTGCgttagaaaaaataaataaataataacttcTACACAAACACAGGGTGTTTcccaaatggttccctatatGGTACACTACCTTTGACCCGAGCCCTATAGCCcctggtagtagtgcactataaagggagtagggtgccattttagacaAGTCCTACTCAGATCCACTTTTAGATCAGTAGCTAGGAACTAATCTGCTAGTATGTTGCTCTATGTTCTCTAATCCTGAAATACTTCCACCTGGCCGAAGTCATAATCCCAATCTCATTTAGACACTCCATCCCTCAGTAGGTCTGTAACTCTAATCCCAGCCCCCCTGCCAGGCTGGGTTTAATAATCTGTCGCCCGGCCTGGCCCTTACAACGTAATCTGTTGTCACACTTCCCGAGGGCCGACCGAAGTCAAGTCAGTGACACGCTCTGATGTCGTTGGCAGGTTACAATCGTGACTGACAACGTGCCAACCGTGGGAGGGGAGAGCGGCGAGGCGCGTTGCCAAGGCGACATGGAGAAGGCGGACATGGTTGACGGTGAGAAGACGATGATGTCAACTCATTGCAGGCCTTTTACAGTTGATGTTCAAAATGTCTTTCATATTAAAAGTTACTTTCATGTGTTCTGTAGATGCAAAGTTGACCAAGTTATTGTCCTTGTTGGCATCACGTTCTTTGACAGTAAAACGTTTTAACTTCTAAGTAATATCAAGCTCTGTATACATCTCTTATTGGCCTCAACCGGTGCTACCCTTTGACCTTTGCTATCTGACCTCCAGGGATCAAAGAGAGTGTGTGCTGGACGCCCCCTCCAGAGGTCAACCCCAACAAGACCTGTGAATATCAGGCCCTGTGCTCGCGCTTCAAGGACCTGCTCACGCTGCCAGGTGAGTACCCCACAcactttttacatttatttttttaaagctaaACTTTCTTTTTGCCTGATTAACCTCTGGTGGCAgaacattccatgatgacatggctcGATACATAACTGAACGACGCATTAAATCTGTTTTTTGTTTTGGGTACAGTAAAGAACCCATAGTGGCCTGTCTGGTGGAGTATGTATGTCTGTTTTGAAGTGTATGCAATAGATTAGACAAGCGGTTAGCCATTTTCAACACACAAATGTTTATTTAAAAAGACTGGAAGAGAAGTAGTCAATTTCTCCTCAACCATGAAAGACTATGATGCATGTGGTTGTTAGTTCTGTGTGCGCAGTTAAGGGCAAGGCATTCTGCTCGGTTGTGAGCCATCTAGGTATTTCTTTGCTGTGCCTGACCATATTAGTGGACAGTAATCAACATGGGACAAGACCAGAGCCTTAACAACTTGTACAGTTGATCTTTGTGCCAAAAATGCAGAACATCTAATTccgaaatcatgggcattaatatggagttggtcctccctttgctgctataactgcctccaatcttctgggaaggctttccactagatgttggaatgttgctgcggggacttgtttccattcagccgcaagagcattagtgaggtcgggcactgatgttgggcgatttaggcctggctcgcagtcagcgttccaattcaggtcagggctctgtgcaggccagtcaagttcttccacgccgatctcaacaaaccatttctgtatggacctcgctttgtgcacaggggcattgttatTCTAAAACagggaagggccttccccaaatccttgtgccacaaagttggaagcacagaattgtctagaatgtcattgaatgctgtagcattaagatttccctgcACTGGGaaaaaaaggggcctagcccgaaccatgaaagcaagcccagaccattattcctcctccaccaaactttacagttggcactatgcattggagcaggcagcgttctcctggcatccaccaaacccggATAGGCCATCGTACTATCAGATTGTGAAGCgtggttcatcactccagagaagatgtttccactgctccagacgcaagctttacaccactgcagccgacaccttggcattgcgcatggtgatcttggaCTTgggtggctgctcggccatggaaacccatttcgtgAATCTCccatgaacagttcttgtgctgaagttgcttacagaggcagtttggaactctgttgcaaccgaggacagaagttctgttctgtgagcttgtgtggcctactactttgcggccgagccgttgttgctcctagacgtttcaacttcacaataaca encodes:
- the LOC115133512 gene encoding neuralized-like protein 4 isoform X2, with protein sequence MAAELHPRSGKLIGLSNSNRTAQRNQPVQEFNHGLVLSREPLRDRDVFTVRIDKKVNSWSGSVEIGVTALDPACLDFPSSATGLKGGSWIVSGCSVLRDGRSVLEEYGRDLDQLAEGDRVGIQRSARGELHLWVNGHDCGAAATGLPTRLWAVVDLYGKCTQVTVVSCEPPSSMERDTERETVEGHEEVVVCGVREGDTEDLTSVVNLAAATNGTTEEVPELPPIHNRPDKFPNNIEPETALTEHQLFDVFNNAIVSLYRSEDEGGGGRDLGGGTGTDSGTGGRGDRGSSSGGGAVNSNSSDSGAGTGNTGSTNISPAGGAGLGAVTGGMMTNDALLFHEKCGTLIKLSNNNKTAERRRPLDEFNNGVVMTNRPLRHNEMFEIRIDKLVDKWSGSIEIGVTTHNPNNLDYPATMTNLRSGTIMMSGCGILTNGKGTRREYCEFSLDELQEGDHIGLMHKASGALHFYINGIDQGVAAAQTPPMVYGVVDLYGMAVKVTIVHNHNHSDRLRRNNAIMRALSPDVGRPRPALSLTADPDATDRLLFHTNCGQKAAIISEGRTALRPHATDDFNHGVVLSGRPLRSNEVFQVRIDKMVDKWAGSIEIGVTTHNPAYLQLPSTMTNLRSGNTNQSGTWMMTGNGVMHNGTTILDEYGHNLDRLKAGDTVGVVRKEDGSLHFFVNGVAQGPAAWNIPPSVYAVVDLYGQAAQATIMDDMADLPPLPDDSSEGPTVMSPGSPCSVAGGNSANDLRFHQLHGTNAVITNGGRTALRQNCRSEFNDAIVISNRCLRDGELFEIVIQKMVDRWSGSIEAGVTSIRPEELEFPNTMTDIDYDTWMLSGTAIMQDGNTMRNNYGCDLDSLTTGSRIGMMRSATGDLHYYINGVDQGVACTGLPPDKEVYAVIDLYGQCVQVSITSSSGPLDNSLCTSNITEKSFPIHSPVAGVAHRLHSKHGKNVVLLGEGCQAVRVGGYAHGIVFSAKELKTDELFEVKIDEVDNQWSGSLHMGLTSLAPPELPSCPMSGLSPSLTQLRAKVTWLLAGSEVRRNGVLQRQNYGASLDRLTVGNRVGVKRCSDDTMHVLIDGEDMGTAATAVAKNVYAVLDLYGRVTAVSIVSSSVLEDAESIKAPSLSSDSCSDGEEDSTPVGSSKLALVPNTVMAFLENHGKNIQLSNQNLTAARVSSYNQGLLVTAQPLPRQQLFQFQIDRLNPSWTSSLSLGVIGHSPDRLNFPSTACCLKRSAWLLQRDSVFHNSLKICENYGPNLDTCPEGTVLGLLVDGNSCLHLHVNGMDQGVAAQDIPTPCYPLIDLYGQCEQVTIVTDNVPTVGGESGEARCQGDMEKADMVDGIKESVCWTPPPEVNPNKTCEYQALCSRFKDLLTLPDGYFNEDAKYNLCYCESCHKLRGDESYYKRGEPPRDYALPFGWCRFALRIKAHCEVSSAFKKWHIAYHGTSVGALRRTLDHAQLLSGTSSIFSVSPAKMEGPNGYSEPEENSNSLPDRERDKEVPRVQLSPTMRYSGLEMFAPKVQFRDPRSHCCHQAQVGFQVCVRPGSYKVGPQNLGASEPLDPRFSNTEIEWITKEQGGTLLYGLLIRVE